From the Rhizobium sp. SL42 genome, the window CGGGCGCAATCCCCTGGCCATCGTCCTGCATAGTGTGGTTGCGCTGGTCTACTTGGCCTTCCGCCTGGCATTGTGGCTTGAAAGCAGACACAAGCAGGAGAGCGTAACGGTTGATTTACTCTGATTGCATCAGCGGCTTTGGTAAGCCTCTGTTAAGCCTGCGTTTTAAATAGAATTTTATGCGCATTGGATATGGTCCTCACCAAGGCGGGAGAAAAAACCAACACCGCCAAACAAAACAGTGAGGCAGACCGACATGAACACCAAGCTCAAGCCACAGCCGGCCACTCTCGATCCGCAGGAAGAAGCAATCCGCTCGCTCTATCTGGAGTCCCTGCATCTGGTGGAACGTCTCCACCGCCGCCTTCTCGATGTCATCAAGGACGAGTTCGACCGCAAGGGTCGCAGCGACATCAACGCTGTCCAGGCGCTCCTCCTCTTCAACATCGGCAATTCCGAACTGACCGCCGGCGAGCTGCGCTCGCGCGGTTACTACCTCGGCTCGAACGTTTCCTACAACGTCAAGAAGCTCGTCGATCTCGGCTTCATCAACCACCAGCGTTCGCGTGTCGACCGTCGCTCGGTTCGCATCAGCCTGACCGACAGCGGCCAGGAAATTGCCGAGACCGTCGCCAAGCTCTATGAGCGTCACATGGGCTCGATCCAGAAGGTCGGCGGCATCGGTGCGGACGAATTCACCGAAATGAACAAGCTGCTGCAGCGCCTCGATCGTTTCTGGAACGACAGCATCGCCTATCGTCTCTGACGCACGGCCAAGCGCACCTCCAGCGACTGCGATCCACCGCCAAACACGGATGCTTCCCGCGAAGCATCCGTTTTGCCGTTTATCGATCACATGGGTTCGGTCATGAACACAGTCTTGTGACAGCCCGCCGACCTGACACGAATTGGCCATATTGATATGTGACCGCCAAGGTGGAAATCGGGCTGGCTCAAAGCCCCCGCCTGACGCTGTGGATCGTCTCGATCTGCGAAAAAAGCGTCTCTTTGTTAACCATGGCGCGGTATGCGTTTCCATGTGGGTCAGAACGAAACGGTAGGAAATATGTCCAAAAAGTCTGGAATTGTTGATCTTTCGCGTCGATCGCTTCTGCGGGGCGCGGGAGCTGTCAGTGTCGCGGCAATCGCGGGACAGGCCTTGGCCCAGACGGCTATTGATGAACTGATCAATGCGCCGCGCCGCGGCAACTGGGATGACCAGTTCGATGCCCAGGCTTCGCGGACAGTCACGGCGGTCGCATCCAACACCCCGATGATCAGCGGCAACAGCGCCACGAATATGCAGCAGGCAATCGCACAGTATCAGGCGATCGTGTCGAATGGTGGCTGGCCTGCGGTCAATCCTCAGGTCAAGTTGCGTCTCGGCGTCACCGATCCGTCGGTTCAGGCCTTGCGCCAGCGCCTGATGATTTCGGGAGACTTGCCGCAGGAAGCTGGCATGTCGAACTCCTTCGACAGCTATGTTGATGGTGCCGTCAAGCGGTTCCAGGCCCGTCACGGCCTGCCGGAAGACGGCGTCCTGGGTGAGTTCACGGTCAAGGCATTGAACGTCAGCGCCGATGTGCGTCTCAACCAGCTGAACACCAACCTGATCCGTCTTCAGTCCATGTCGGGCGATCTTGGTCCGCGTTACCTGATGGTCAACATTCCGGCTGCCTATGTCGAGGCGGTGGAAAACGACAGTGTGGCACTGCGTAACACCGCGGTTGTCGGCCGCATCGACCGCCCGACCCACACGATCAATTCCAAGATCTATGAGGTCATTCTCAATCCTTACTGGACGGCGCCGCGTTCGATCGTCGAAAAGGACATCGTGCCGCTGATGCAGAAGGATCCGACTTATCTCACGCGCAACAACATCCGTCTGATCGATGGCCAGGGTACGGAAGTATCGCCGGAAAGCGTCGACTGGTTCGCGCCCAAGGCACCGAACCTGATGTTCCGTCAGGACCCCGGCAAGATCAACGCCATGTCCTCGACGAAGATCAACTTCCACAATCCGAACAATGAATACATGCACGACACGCCCCAGCAGGGCCTGTTCAACAAGCTGATGCGCTTCGAGTCGTCCGGCTGCATGCGTGTGCAGAACGTGCGCGATCTGGTCACCTGGCTGTTGCGCGACACGTCAGGCTGGTCGCGTCAGGAAATCGAGCGCGTCATCTCCACGCGTCAGAACACCCCGATCAAGCTCGCGCAGGAAGTGCCTGTCTATATCGTCTACATCACCGCGTGGTCTGCCAAGGACCAGGTCGTGCAGTTCCGCGATGATATCTACCAGAAGGATGGTGACGCACAGCTGGCCCTTCAGGCCAATATTGGCGTCGAGCAGGTCTCCGGATCGATCGAAGACGATCTTCTGCCGCAATAAGCCTGGCCGCTTCTGGCTGAAACCATGGCCGCGTCCTTCCCGGACGCGGCTTTTTTCGTTTGGCGTGACCCGCATTCGTACTTGTTCTCCAGGGCCGCGTCATTTGATGCGCAAATGTCGCTGATCGTATTGCCCTCGGCCCTGCGGAACGTTAATACCCCACTGCATCAAACTCTTTGAGGAGCCTGCGATCATGTCGAATACCGATGCCTTCTTCTCTCGCCCCCTGGCTGAGTCCGATCCGGACATTTTTGGCGCGATCGAGAAAGAACTTGGTCGCCAACGTCACGAGATCGAGCTGATCGCCTCCGAGAACATCGTCTCGCGTGCCGTGCTGGAAGCGCAGGGCTCGATCATGACCAATAAATATGCCGAAGGATATCCGGGCAAGCGCTACTACGGTGGCTGCCAATTCGTCGATATCGCCGAGGAGCTCGCCATCGAGCGCGCCAAGAAGCTGTTCGGCGTCAACTTCGCCAACGTCCAGCCGAATTCTGGCAGCCAGATGAACCAGGCCGTGTTCCTGGCACTGCTGCAGCCGGGCGACACCTTCATGGGTCTCGACCTCAACTCGGGCGGGCACCTGACGCATGGTTCGCCGGTCAACATGTCCGGCAAGTGGTTCAATGTCGTGTCCTACGGCGTCCGTGAAGGCGACAACCTTCTCGACATGGATGCCGTTGCCGAAAGCGCCCGCAAGCACAAGCCCAAGCTGATCATCGCCGGCGGCACGGCCTATTCCCGCATCTGGGATTGGAAGCGTTTCCGCGAGATCGCCGATGAAGTCGGCGCCTACCTCATGGTCGACATGGCGCATATCGCCGGTCTCGTTGCCGGCAATCAGCATCCGTCGCCATTCCCGCATTGCCATGTCGCCACCACCACGACCCACAAGTCGTTGCGCGGCCCTCGCGGCGGCATGATCCTCACCAATGACGAGGATCTGGCGAAGAAGTTCAACTCGGCCGTCTTCCCGGGCCTCCAGGGCGGCCCGCTGATGCATGTCATCGCTGCCAAGGCCGTTGCCTTCGGTGAGGCGCTGAAGCCCGAGTTCCAGGACTACGCGGCCCAGATCGTCAAGAACGCCAAGGCGCTGTCTGAAACGCTGGTGGCCGGCGGTCTCGACATCGTCTCGGGCGGTACAGACAACCACCTGATGCTGGTCGATCTGCGCAAGAAGAATGCGACCGGCAAGCGCGCCGAGACCGCGCTCGGCCGCGCCTTTGTTACCTGCAACAAGAACGGTATCCCGTTCGATCCGGAAAAGCCTTTTGTCACCTCGGGTATCCGCCTCGGCACGCCGGCCGGTACGACCCGCGGCTTCAAGGAAGCTGACTTCAAGGAAATCGGCAACCTGATCGTCGAGGTCCTCGATGGCTTGAAGGTCGCCAATTCCGACGAGGGCAATGCGGCCGTCGAAGCAAACGTTCGCGAAAAGGTCGTGGCTCTGACGGGCCGCTTCCCGATGTACCCCTACATGTAAGGCTTAAGGCTGATGCGTTGCCCCTTCTGCGGCTCGGATGAAACACAGGTCAAGGACTCGCGCCCGGCGGAGGACAACACGTCCATCCGTCGGCGTCGCATTTGTCCCGATTGCGGCGGCCGTTTCACCACCTTCGAGCGGGTGCAGTTGCGTGAGCTGATGGTTGCCAAGAAGACCGGTCGCAAGGCGCCGTTCGATCGCGACAAGTTGGTGCGGTCTTTCGAGATCGCGTTGCGCAAGCGTCCCGTGGACCGCGACCGGATCGAACGCGCGGTATCCGGCATCGTGCGCAGGCTGGAAAGTTCCGGAGAGACGGAAATCTCGTCCGAGGCGATTGGCCTGCAGGTGCTGGAGGCTCTGAAGGGCCTCGATG encodes:
- the ldtR gene encoding transcriptional regulator LdtR, with the protein product MNTKLKPQPATLDPQEEAIRSLYLESLHLVERLHRRLLDVIKDEFDRKGRSDINAVQALLLFNIGNSELTAGELRSRGYYLGSNVSYNVKKLVDLGFINHQRSRVDRRSVRISLTDSGQEIAETVAKLYERHMGSIQKVGGIGADEFTEMNKLLQRLDRFWNDSIAYRL
- a CDS encoding L,D-transpeptidase family protein; translated protein: MSKKSGIVDLSRRSLLRGAGAVSVAAIAGQALAQTAIDELINAPRRGNWDDQFDAQASRTVTAVASNTPMISGNSATNMQQAIAQYQAIVSNGGWPAVNPQVKLRLGVTDPSVQALRQRLMISGDLPQEAGMSNSFDSYVDGAVKRFQARHGLPEDGVLGEFTVKALNVSADVRLNQLNTNLIRLQSMSGDLGPRYLMVNIPAAYVEAVENDSVALRNTAVVGRIDRPTHTINSKIYEVILNPYWTAPRSIVEKDIVPLMQKDPTYLTRNNIRLIDGQGTEVSPESVDWFAPKAPNLMFRQDPGKINAMSSTKINFHNPNNEYMHDTPQQGLFNKLMRFESSGCMRVQNVRDLVTWLLRDTSGWSRQEIERVISTRQNTPIKLAQEVPVYIVYITAWSAKDQVVQFRDDIYQKDGDAQLALQANIGVEQVSGSIEDDLLPQ
- the glyA gene encoding serine hydroxymethyltransferase: MSNTDAFFSRPLAESDPDIFGAIEKELGRQRHEIELIASENIVSRAVLEAQGSIMTNKYAEGYPGKRYYGGCQFVDIAEELAIERAKKLFGVNFANVQPNSGSQMNQAVFLALLQPGDTFMGLDLNSGGHLTHGSPVNMSGKWFNVVSYGVREGDNLLDMDAVAESARKHKPKLIIAGGTAYSRIWDWKRFREIADEVGAYLMVDMAHIAGLVAGNQHPSPFPHCHVATTTTHKSLRGPRGGMILTNDEDLAKKFNSAVFPGLQGGPLMHVIAAKAVAFGEALKPEFQDYAAQIVKNAKALSETLVAGGLDIVSGGTDNHLMLVDLRKKNATGKRAETALGRAFVTCNKNGIPFDPEKPFVTSGIRLGTPAGTTRGFKEADFKEIGNLIVEVLDGLKVANSDEGNAAVEANVREKVVALTGRFPMYPYM
- the nrdR gene encoding transcriptional regulator NrdR; this translates as MRCPFCGSDETQVKDSRPAEDNTSIRRRRICPDCGGRFTTFERVQLRELMVAKKTGRKAPFDRDKLVRSFEIALRKRPVDRDRIERAVSGIVRRLESSGETEISSEAIGLQVLEALKGLDDVGFVRYASVYRDFSHAEDFENVIAEINAKISRDNGVD